The following coding sequences are from one Clostridioides difficile ATCC 9689 = DSM 1296 window:
- the rph gene encoding ribonuclease PH produces the protein MTRSYDRSNEQIRPVKITRDYTKYAEGSVLIEMGETKVICTASVEEKVPPFLRNSGTGWINAEYSMLPRATQQRKIRDASRGKIDGRTQEIQRLIGRAIRSVVDLNKLGERTIWVDCDVIQADGGTRTASITGAFVAVAEAIYKLYKAKTIKEMPITNFVSAISVGIVNGIHMLDLCYEEDSKAQVDMNIIMTDKCEFVEVQGTGEEKPFSRADLNLLLELGEKGNKELIRLQREALGEIADEILGMDYGNEVVIATNNAHKLEEIGEILKDFEYKVYSLKDVDLAGIEIVEDGKTFEHNALIKARTIAKKTKLIAISDDSGLEVDALGKKPGVYSARYAGEHATDEENRKKLLKAMQNVPMSKRNARFVSAIAVVFPDGKEFVVRGICEGMIGFEEKGKNGFGYDSLFIVKGYDKTFGEIPSVIKNSISHRANALKLMKQEFIKRVVK, from the coding sequence ATGACCAGAAGTTATGATAGAAGTAATGAACAGATAAGACCTGTAAAGATAACTAGAGATTATACAAAGTATGCAGAAGGTTCTGTTCTTATAGAAATGGGAGAGACAAAGGTTATATGCACTGCATCAGTGGAAGAAAAAGTTCCTCCTTTTTTAAGAAATAGTGGTACTGGATGGATAAATGCTGAATATTCTATGCTACCAAGAGCAACACAACAAAGAAAGATAAGAGATGCATCTAGGGGAAAAATTGATGGAAGAACACAAGAAATACAGAGGTTAATAGGAAGAGCAATAAGGTCTGTTGTAGACTTGAATAAATTAGGAGAAAGAACTATTTGGGTAGATTGTGATGTGATTCAGGCAGATGGTGGAACTAGAACTGCATCTATAACAGGGGCATTTGTAGCAGTTGCAGAAGCAATATATAAATTATATAAAGCAAAGACAATAAAAGAGATGCCAATAACAAATTTTGTATCTGCAATTAGTGTTGGTATTGTAAATGGAATACACATGCTAGATTTATGTTATGAAGAAGATTCTAAAGCACAGGTAGATATGAATATAATAATGACTGATAAGTGTGAGTTTGTAGAAGTACAGGGGACAGGAGAAGAGAAACCTTTTTCGAGAGCAGATTTAAATTTATTGTTAGAGTTAGGTGAAAAAGGGAATAAAGAATTAATAAGGCTTCAAAGAGAAGCTTTAGGTGAAATAGCAGATGAGATATTGGGTATGGATTATGGTAATGAAGTAGTGATTGCTACTAATAATGCTCATAAGCTAGAAGAAATAGGTGAAATCTTAAAAGATTTTGAATATAAAGTGTACTCTTTAAAAGATGTTGATTTAGCAGGTATAGAGATAGTAGAAGATGGAAAAACATTTGAGCATAATGCGTTGATAAAAGCTAGAACAATAGCAAAAAAGACTAAACTTATAGCAATATCAGATGATTCTGGCTTAGAAGTAGATGCTTTAGGCAAAAAACCTGGTGTTTATTCAGCTAGATATGCAGGAGAACATGCAACAGATGAAGAAAATAGAAAAAAACTGTTAAAAGCTATGCAAAATGTACCAATGAGCAAAAGAAATGCAAGATTCGTCTCTGCAATAGCAGTAGTTTTTCCTGATGGAAAAGAATTTGTAGTAAGAGGAATTTGTGAAGGAATGATAGGATTTGAAGAAAAAGGTAAAAATGGTTTTGGATATGATAGCTTATTTATAGTAAAAGGATATGATAAGACTTTTGGTGAAATACCTAGTGTTATAAAAAATTCAATCAGTCATAGAGCAAACGCACTAAAACTTATGAAACAAGAGTTTATAAAAAGGGTAGTGAAGTAA
- the ligA gene encoding NAD-dependent DNA ligase LigA — translation MSIKDEINKLIETINYHNERYYNQDSPEISDYEYDKLMKELISLEEEHPELKRIDSPTNRVGGKPLDKFNQIVHKTPMLSLSNAFSEQDLRDFDKRVQEYVGENVEYVVEFKIDGLSVGLTYNNGEFEKGATRGDGVVGEDISQNLMTVKSIPLKINDKKELIVRGEVYISKDNFRKVNEQQEEQEQPLFANPRNLAAGSLRQLDPKLTAKRPLDIFVFNMENIEEYDLESHSESLEYLEKLGFSVSQSYKVCKSIDEVIEHIEYWTDNRGNLDYEIDGMVIKVNNIKQRDEMGYTAKSPRWAIAYKFPAEKKKTKIVDIIVEVGRTGTITPSAILEPVRLAGTTVSRATLHNEDYIREKDIKINDTVLVQKAGDIIPQVLEVIKEERTGDEIDFKMPEKCPVCSEPTIRLEGEAAVKCINMSCPAQIRRGIIHFVSRDAMNIDGLGESIITLLLNEKIIQDVSDLYYIKKEDVVDLERMGEKSADNLINSIEKSKENDLWRLINGLGIKFIGVKAAKILAYNFKDLDEVISATSEQLEELEEFGSIMANSVVEFFKEDKNMNVINKLKNVGVNTKSLDNTGEKVEKIFEGMKIVLTGTLPTLKRNDAKDMIEKRGGKATSSVSKSTTFVLAGEEAGSKLTKASDLGIKVIDEERFLELLKLSSKDEVKAVLES, via the coding sequence GTGAGCATAAAAGATGAAATTAATAAACTTATAGAGACAATAAACTACCATAATGAAAGGTATTATAATCAAGATAGCCCAGAAATATCAGATTATGAATACGATAAGTTAATGAAGGAGTTAATTTCTTTAGAAGAAGAACATCCAGAACTAAAGAGAATTGATTCTCCAACAAATAGGGTAGGAGGTAAGCCATTAGATAAGTTCAATCAAATTGTACATAAAACTCCTATGTTGAGTTTATCAAATGCTTTTTCAGAGCAAGATTTGAGAGATTTTGATAAGAGAGTTCAAGAATATGTGGGAGAAAATGTTGAATATGTTGTTGAATTTAAAATAGATGGTCTTTCTGTAGGTCTAACTTATAACAATGGAGAGTTTGAAAAAGGAGCAACTAGAGGAGATGGAGTTGTAGGAGAAGATATTTCTCAAAACTTAATGACAGTAAAAAGCATACCTCTTAAGATAAATGATAAAAAAGAACTAATAGTTAGAGGAGAAGTATATATATCAAAAGATAATTTTAGAAAAGTAAATGAACAACAAGAAGAACAAGAACAGCCATTATTTGCTAATCCAAGGAATCTTGCAGCTGGTTCATTGAGACAATTAGACCCAAAACTAACAGCAAAGAGACCATTAGATATATTTGTATTTAATATGGAAAATATAGAAGAATACGATTTAGAAAGTCACAGTGAATCACTAGAGTACTTAGAAAAACTAGGATTTTCAGTAAGTCAGAGTTATAAAGTTTGTAAAAGTATAGATGAAGTTATTGAGCATATTGAATACTGGACAGATAACAGGGGTAATTTAGACTACGAAATAGATGGTATGGTAATAAAAGTAAACAATATAAAACAAAGAGACGAAATGGGATATACAGCCAAAAGTCCTAGATGGGCAATTGCATATAAATTCCCAGCAGAAAAGAAGAAAACTAAAATAGTAGATATAATAGTAGAAGTTGGGAGAACTGGTACAATAACACCTTCAGCAATTCTTGAACCAGTCAGACTTGCAGGTACTACTGTAAGTAGAGCTACACTTCACAATGAAGATTATATAAGAGAAAAAGATATAAAAATAAATGATACAGTATTAGTTCAAAAAGCAGGGGACATAATACCTCAAGTTTTAGAAGTTATAAAAGAAGAACGTACTGGAGATGAAATAGATTTTAAAATGCCAGAAAAGTGTCCAGTTTGTTCAGAGCCAACAATAAGATTAGAAGGAGAGGCTGCTGTAAAATGTATCAATATGTCTTGCCCAGCCCAAATAAGAAGGGGAATTATACACTTTGTGTCAAGGGATGCAATGAATATAGATGGATTGGGAGAATCTATAATTACACTGCTATTAAATGAAAAAATTATTCAAGATGTATCTGATTTATATTATATAAAAAAGGAAGATGTAGTCGACCTAGAGAGAATGGGCGAAAAATCTGCTGACAATTTAATAAATTCAATTGAAAAATCAAAAGAAAATGATTTATGGAGACTTATAAATGGATTAGGTATTAAATTTATAGGAGTTAAAGCAGCTAAGATACTTGCATATAACTTTAAGGATTTAGATGAAGTAATTTCTGCAACTAGTGAGCAACTAGAAGAATTAGAGGAATTTGGAAGTATAATGGCAAACAGCGTTGTCGAGTTTTTTAAGGAAGACAAAAATATGAACGTTATAAACAAGTTAAAAAATGTAGGAGTAAATACAAAATCATTGGATAATACAGGTGAAAAAGTAGAAAAAATATTTGAAGGGATGAAAATCGTATTGACTGGTACACTTCCTACATTAAAAAGAAATGATGCAAAAGATATGATAGAAAAAAGAGGTGGAAAAGCTACATCTAGTGTTAGTAAATCGACAACATTTGTTTTGGCAGGTGAAGAAGCTGGTTCTAAACTTACTAAAGCAAGTGATTTAGGAATTAAAGTTATAGATGAAGAGAGATTTTTAGAATTATTAAAGTTATCATCGAAAGATGAAGTAAAAGCTGTATTAGAGAGTTAA
- a CDS encoding phosphoglycerate dehydrogenase translates to MKVLFTINYGKEKFDKIRELGYDVIHYSEDSIENNEDVNTADVLVTYNPFERLDISKMKNLQYIQTTSVGIDQLPKEEVLKRNIKIANNRGGYSVPIGESIVLYILEIYKNSAKFFKQQQNKEWKMDFSVSELYGQRVGFLGTGTISSEAAKRLKAFGVEIWGVNTDGSSKKYFDKCFATEDMNIVFEECDIVVVAMPSTKSTDGIVNKDMFKLMKDGSVFINVGRGNTVNQKDLEECVEKFRGVALDVFESEPLNKDNKLWECENVIVTPHNSWVSDKNKERTFNMVYNNLKHYIMENKPVDNVVDISRGY, encoded by the coding sequence ATGAAAGTTTTATTTACAATAAATTATGGAAAAGAAAAATTTGATAAAATAAGAGAATTAGGCTATGATGTCATACATTACTCTGAAGATAGTATTGAAAATAATGAGGATGTAAATACAGCAGATGTACTAGTTACATACAATCCATTTGAGAGATTAGATATTTCTAAGATGAAAAATTTACAATATATACAGACAACTAGTGTAGGTATAGACCAACTTCCAAAAGAAGAGGTATTGAAGAGAAATATTAAGATAGCTAATAATAGAGGCGGATATAGTGTACCTATTGGTGAAAGTATTGTATTGTATATTTTAGAAATATATAAAAATAGTGCAAAATTTTTTAAACAACAACAAAATAAAGAATGGAAGATGGATTTTTCTGTATCAGAATTGTATGGACAAAGAGTTGGATTTTTAGGAACAGGTACTATATCTTCAGAAGCAGCAAAAAGATTAAAAGCTTTTGGTGTAGAAATATGGGGTGTCAATACTGATGGAAGTAGTAAAAAATACTTTGATAAGTGTTTTGCTACTGAGGATATGAATATTGTATTTGAAGAATGTGATATAGTAGTTGTAGCAATGCCTTCTACAAAAAGTACAGATGGAATAGTAAACAAAGATATGTTTAAACTTATGAAAGATGGTTCTGTATTTATAAATGTAGGTAGAGGAAATACAGTTAATCAGAAAGATTTAGAAGAATGTGTAGAGAAATTTAGAGGGGTAGCATTAGACGTATTTGAAAGTGAACCTTTAAACAAGGACAATAAGTTGTGGGAGTGCGAAAATGTCATAGTAACTCCTCATAATTCTTGGGTGTCAGATAAAAACAAAGAGAGAACATTTAATATGGTTTATAATAATTTGAAACACTATATAATGGAGAATAAACCTGTAGATAATGTTGTAGACATATCAAGAGGCTATTAA
- a CDS encoding DUF3783 domain-containing protein, which yields MSFEKINNNNLDKIHNRKCIMLVNFNKKELSLIKNVSNFAVIRDHIILSDKNGENIIRDILDGNISNECENGIKSKSVIFNNTPSTQVNAFLEGLKKVRINRPFTAMVTETSIDWTLNNLIENLVQERNAMSLGKTIEHK from the coding sequence ATGTCATTTGAAAAAATAAATAATAATAACCTAGATAAAATACACAACAGGAAGTGTATTATGCTTGTAAACTTTAATAAAAAAGAATTATCATTAATTAAAAACGTAAGTAACTTTGCTGTAATAAGAGACCATATCATCTTAAGTGATAAAAATGGAGAGAATATAATAAGAGACATTTTAGATGGAAATATATCAAATGAATGTGAAAATGGGATTAAGAGTAAGTCTGTAATATTTAATAACACTCCAAGCACACAAGTAAATGCATTTTTAGAAGGGCTAAAAAAAGTGAGAATAAATAGACCTTTTACAGCTATGGTAACAGAGACATCTATTGATTGGACATTGAATAATTTAATAGAAAATTTAGTTCAAGAACGTAATGCTATGTCTTTAGGAAAAACAATTGAACATAAGTAA
- a CDS encoding conjugated bile salt MFS transporter — translation MNTLLNNKFSIKNFSNAWVIVLGCMLIQAVPFSIVASIQPQFISYVVEGEGFSLASFSLIFTIGTIASAIASPFIGVLFSKVNIKILYLLGCIISSIAFATFSICTELWQFYTVSCIVQIGATIISAIGIPVLISAWFDEESKGKALGFAFAGGSIGSIFLQPLAVRLLATQGYSRSYLIFGIIALIVGIPVILFILRMPKDINEKVKSKGKKEKASDKISPSVWGYTLKEAKKIKYFWIMTIGFIFVGIYVSSLSVQYPTYLRNYLNPILIGTVGSTFALFALIGNLFGGLLFDKFGQTKPLIISFVLVLIATLSLLLVDKSSTFAFVFAILKGLSVFAYMIGPAYLTGSFFGQKEFGSIYGIVQLIFAVGFALGSTLFGLLVDNFGYRFSWSIIILSVIIAYTLLIITSIGMKKLNKERLDKLMQ, via the coding sequence ATGAATACATTACTAAACAATAAATTTAGCATTAAAAACTTTTCAAATGCTTGGGTTATAGTACTTGGTTGTATGTTAATACAAGCTGTTCCATTTAGTATTGTAGCAAGTATACAGCCTCAATTTATAAGTTATGTTGTAGAAGGAGAAGGCTTTAGTTTAGCTTCTTTTTCTCTAATATTCACTATTGGTACTATTGCCTCAGCAATTGCATCACCTTTTATAGGTGTATTATTTTCTAAAGTCAATATTAAGATACTATATTTATTAGGTTGTATAATTTCTAGTATTGCTTTTGCTACTTTTTCTATATGTACTGAACTATGGCAATTTTACACTGTATCATGTATTGTTCAAATTGGCGCTACAATTATATCTGCTATAGGAATACCTGTTTTAATAAGTGCTTGGTTTGATGAAGAAAGCAAAGGAAAAGCTTTGGGCTTTGCTTTTGCTGGTGGTTCTATTGGTAGTATATTTCTACAACCACTTGCAGTTCGCTTATTAGCAACTCAAGGATACAGTCGTTCTTATCTAATATTTGGAATTATAGCATTAATAGTTGGTATACCTGTAATATTATTTATACTCAGGATGCCTAAAGATATTAATGAAAAGGTAAAATCTAAAGGTAAAAAAGAGAAAGCATCTGATAAAATTTCTCCTTCAGTATGGGGTTATACATTAAAAGAAGCTAAAAAAATTAAATATTTTTGGATTATGACTATTGGATTTATATTTGTTGGTATATATGTTTCATCATTATCTGTACAATATCCAACTTATCTTAGAAATTATCTAAATCCTATTCTAATAGGAACAGTAGGCTCCACATTTGCTTTATTTGCTCTCATTGGTAATTTATTTGGAGGATTATTGTTTGATAAATTCGGTCAAACAAAGCCACTTATTATATCTTTTGTATTGGTTCTTATAGCAACTTTATCATTACTATTGGTAGATAAATCTTCTACTTTTGCATTTGTATTTGCCATTTTGAAAGGTCTTTCTGTATTTGCTTATATGATTGGTCCTGCTTATTTAACTGGCTCTTTCTTTGGTCAAAAGGAGTTTGGTAGCATATATGGAATCGTACAATTAATTTTTGCAGTGGGATTTGCATTAGGTTCAACATTATTTGGATTGTTAGTTGATAATTTTGGATACAGATTTTCTTGGTCTATTATAATTTTATCAGTTATAATTGCCTATACTTTACTTATTATAACTTCTATAGGAATGAAAAAATTGAATAAAGAAAGATTAGATAAACTAATGCAATAA
- a CDS encoding 4Fe-4S dicluster domain-containing protein, whose product MNYFVIADPDKCIGCRTCMIGCVVAHSDEDIFYQNPDEINFNPKLSVIKTKEVSAPIQCRHCEDAPCAKACPNGGIVRVGNTIKINEENCIGCKTCMLACPIGAIDIVTLKDVDEGKLCFRERMTANKCDFCIESPEGPACVNVCPTKAFTIVKDEDIDSKVKNKRKLAIL is encoded by the coding sequence ATGAACTATTTTGTTATAGCAGACCCTGATAAATGCATAGGATGTAGAACTTGTATGATAGGATGTGTAGTTGCACATTCAGATGAAGATATTTTTTACCAAAATCCAGATGAAATAAATTTTAATCCAAAACTTTCTGTCATAAAGACAAAAGAAGTAAGTGCTCCAATACAGTGTAGACATTGTGAAGATGCTCCTTGTGCAAAGGCATGTCCAAATGGTGGTATAGTTAGGGTTGGTAACACAATAAAAATCAATGAAGAAAATTGTATAGGATGTAAGACTTGTATGTTAGCATGTCCTATAGGTGCAATAGACATAGTTACATTAAAAGATGTAGATGAAGGAAAGCTTTGCTTTAGAGAAAGAATGACAGCAAATAAGTGTGATTTTTGTATAGAATCGCCAGAAGGGCCTGCATGTGTAAATGTTTGTCCAACTAAGGCATTTACTATAGTTAAGGATGAGGATATAGATAGTAAAGTTAAAAATAAGAGAAAATTAGCTATATTGTAA
- a CDS encoding [FeFe] hydrogenase, group A — translation MIINIDKDLCTGCRECSKVCPVNAIEGEEGKPQEINLDRCVMCGQCVQTCKSYASVIDEGFEFLQEKKQEREIPESINEPIFAAYNVCDIDKVKKALSDPNVFTMVQCAPAVRVALGEDFGYYLGYLGAGKMAAALRALNFDRVYDTNFAADLTIMEEGSELIKRVTEGGTLPMFTSCCPAWVKFMEKNYPKLTNHLSSCKSPQQMGGAIFKTYGAEINNVDASKIFSVSIMPCTCKKYECDREEMDSSGYRDVDVVLTTRELAYLIKDMGIDFKNLREEKFDSPLGSYSGAGTIFGVTGGVMEAAIRTGYELITGESIPDVEVKQVRGENGFRKSTIKIGDLDLRVGVVSGLKNVIPVLEDLEKGKLDVDFIEVMTCPVGCVSGGGQPKILLEEYKELAYENRTKATYVHDEHLAIRKSHENPDIKKLYDEYLVEPLGEKSHHLLHTTYCIGKEVAK, via the coding sequence ATGATAATAAATATAGATAAGGATTTATGTACTGGATGTAGAGAATGTTCAAAGGTCTGTCCAGTAAATGCTATTGAAGGTGAAGAGGGAAAGCCACAAGAGATAAATTTAGATAGATGTGTTATGTGCGGTCAATGTGTTCAAACTTGTAAATCTTATGCCTCAGTTATAGATGAAGGATTTGAGTTTTTACAAGAGAAAAAACAAGAAAGAGAGATACCAGAGTCTATAAATGAACCTATATTTGCAGCATACAATGTATGTGATATAGATAAGGTGAAGAAAGCTTTAAGTGACCCAAATGTATTCACTATGGTCCAATGTGCACCAGCAGTTAGAGTTGCTTTAGGAGAAGATTTCGGATATTATTTAGGATACTTAGGTGCTGGGAAAATGGCAGCAGCACTTAGAGCTTTAAATTTTGATAGAGTCTACGATACTAATTTTGCAGCAGATTTAACTATAATGGAAGAAGGTAGTGAATTAATTAAAAGAGTGACAGAAGGTGGAACTCTTCCAATGTTTACATCTTGTTGTCCAGCTTGGGTAAAATTCATGGAAAAAAATTATCCTAAATTAACTAATCATTTATCTTCTTGTAAATCACCTCAGCAGATGGGTGGTGCAATATTTAAAACTTATGGTGCAGAGATAAATAATGTAGATGCATCAAAGATATTTAGTGTTTCTATAATGCCATGTACATGTAAAAAATATGAATGTGATAGAGAAGAAATGGATTCTAGTGGATATAGAGATGTAGATGTAGTATTAACTACTAGAGAACTAGCTTATTTAATAAAAGACATGGGAATTGATTTTAAAAATTTAAGAGAAGAAAAATTTGATAGTCCTTTAGGTAGTTATAGTGGAGCTGGAACTATCTTTGGTGTTACTGGTGGGGTTATGGAAGCTGCTATAAGAACAGGATATGAGCTTATAACTGGAGAAAGTATTCCTGATGTAGAAGTAAAACAAGTAAGAGGAGAAAATGGTTTTAGAAAGTCAACTATTAAAATAGGAGACTTAGACTTAAGAGTTGGAGTAGTAAGTGGATTAAAAAATGTAATACCAGTGCTTGAAGACTTGGAAAAAGGAAAATTAGATGTAGATTTTATTGAAGTTATGACTTGTCCTGTTGGGTGTGTAAGTGGTGGAGGTCAACCAAAAATTTTACTAGAAGAATATAAGGAATTGGCTTATGAAAATAGAACAAAAGCAACATACGTGCATGATGAACATTTAGCAATTAGAAAATCTCATGAGAATCCTGATATTAAAAAACTGTATGATGAATATCTGGTAGAACCATTAGGAGAAAAATCTCATCATCTATTACACACTACATATTGTATAGGAAAGGAAGTGGCTAAGTGA
- a CDS encoding 4Fe-4S dicluster domain-containing protein encodes MKNKIGSFVIADPNKCTGCRACEVACFTMHNQHNNVGYTVGTVDIPVIPRLYLVKGDNFCMPIQCRHCEDAPCLNSCPQKAIVKENNIMSVNEEKCIGCKTCLLACPFGAIDLLPQYEDGKEVEQVILDENKKIAYKCDLCKDNEKIACISACPQEALKLVTPIDDKKAKNRQAALSLLLTNK; translated from the coding sequence ATGAAAAATAAAATAGGCTCTTTTGTAATAGCAGACCCAAACAAATGTACAGGTTGTAGAGCTTGTGAAGTAGCTTGTTTTACAATGCATAATCAGCATAATAATGTGGGTTATACAGTTGGAACAGTTGATATACCTGTTATACCTAGACTTTACTTAGTAAAAGGTGACAATTTCTGTATGCCAATACAGTGTAGACATTGTGAAGATGCTCCTTGTTTAAACTCATGTCCACAAAAAGCTATAGTTAAAGAAAACAATATTATGTCTGTAAATGAAGAAAAGTGTATAGGATGTAAAACTTGTCTGCTAGCATGTCCTTTTGGAGCTATAGACTTACTTCCACAATATGAAGATGGTAAAGAAGTAGAACAAGTAATTTTAGATGAAAATAAGAAGATAGCTTATAAATGTGACTTATGTAAAGACAATGAAAAAATAGCTTGTATAAGTGCATGTCCTCAGGAAGCATTAAAACTTGTTACTCCAATAGATGACAAAAAAGCTAAGAATAGACAAGCTGCACTTAGTTTATTGTTAACAAATAAATAA
- the fdhD gene encoding formate dehydrogenase accessory sulfurtransferase FdhD: MNNIYSKTKLQENSKDKVFENSYSLVDYKYLNSFNVEVSKINEHEVSIDNEEIIAEYPLSFILNDKYINTFLCTPYNLEELIVGFLKTKGYIENKKSLLKFEINESERFAKVTIQEKQKNQDEQIIFLNSLDYITCAPVKSNIKINYDTIYSIMDKNLNSSELFKNTGGVHSVSVFNFDKKIVTCEDVARHNAMDKAIGFCVLNDITLKDKIVAVSGRISLEMILKAAMTQIPIVVSKSAPTNLSIELSKKLNITLIGFVRGRRMNIYANPQRVIKK, translated from the coding sequence ATGAACAATATATACTCAAAAACTAAATTACAAGAAAATAGTAAGGATAAAGTTTTTGAAAATAGTTATAGTCTAGTGGACTACAAATATTTAAATTCTTTTAATGTAGAAGTAAGCAAAATAAATGAACATGAAGTATCAATAGATAATGAAGAAATAATTGCAGAATATCCACTTAGTTTTATTTTAAATGATAAATATATAAATACATTTTTATGTACCCCATATAATTTAGAGGAACTTATAGTAGGATTCTTGAAAACAAAAGGATACATAGAAAACAAAAAAAGCTTATTAAAATTTGAGATAAATGAGAGTGAACGTTTTGCAAAAGTAACTATTCAAGAGAAACAAAAAAATCAAGATGAGCAAATTATATTTTTAAATTCACTAGACTATATAACATGTGCTCCTGTAAAGAGCAATATAAAAATAAATTATGATACGATTTACAGTATAATGGATAAAAATTTAAATTCATCAGAATTATTTAAAAATACTGGTGGGGTACATAGTGTATCTGTATTTAATTTTGATAAAAAAATAGTCACTTGTGAAGATGTAGCAAGGCATAATGCAATGGATAAGGCTATTGGATTTTGTGTTTTAAATGACATAACATTAAAAGATAAAATTGTGGCTGTAAGTGGAAGAATATCATTGGAAATGATATTAAAAGCAGCTATGACTCAAATTCCTATTGTAGTATCAAAATCAGCACCGACTAATTTATCAATAGAGCTTTCTAAAAAATTAAATATAACGCTTATTGGATTTGTAAGAGGAAGACGGATGAATATTTATGCAAATCCACAGAGAGTTATCAAAAAGTGA